The Echinicola jeungdonensis genome segment GATTCTTCGGGGCCACCATCCAGAACCAATTACAGTTTCCTCAATTCAGGAAAGGATGCTTAATAAAATGTCCAACGCTTCCAGGTTGGTAGAAAAGTTAAAGAAAAAGGGATTGGTCAACAGAAAAGAGTGCCCATCTGATAGGAGGCAGGTGGATATTACCATTACCAAAAAAGGGCTTTCTGTTTTGGATAAATTGGATCCTGTGGTGGAAGACTTTAACCATAACATTATTCAGTTAAGTGATGAGGAAGTGGAAAAACTCAATTTTCTTCTGGATAAATTAAGAGGGTAAAAAAAATTTTCTATAAAACATGTATATACATGTAACGTTTATACATTAAAATAAATATCAATCAATAAATTCAAATCGTTATGAGTACATCAAAATGGATAATCGACCCGACACACTCTGAAATCAATTTTAAAGTAAAACACCTGGTGATTTCAACGGTCACAGGAAGTTTTAAAAAATTTGAAGGAACTGCTGAGTCTGATTCCCAGGACTTTGATGCCGCGAAAGTGGCATTTTCTGCCGATATTAATACTATTGATACCAATCAGGCGGACAGGGATGCACATTTAAAATCTGAGGATTTTTTTGATGCGGAAAAATTCCCGAATTTAGCGTTTTCAAATGGTACCCTTAAAAAGAATGGAGGGGATTATGTCCTAGAAGGAGACTTGACCATTAAAGATATTACAAAACCTGTCCAATTATCAGTTGATTTTGGTGGAGTTGCCGAGGATCCTTATGGAAATACAAAAGCAGGGTTTGAGTTAGAAGGCAAAATCAACCGTAAAGATTTCGGATTGACATGGAGTGCAGTAACCGAAGCAGGGAATGTGGTAGTAGGTGACCAGATAAAAATATTGGCCAATATCCAATTGGTCAAAAATTAAAAATACAGTCTACTAGCTGACTGTTCTGGAAAGCCTTTAAAGTGCAACCTTTTTTTAAAGGGTGTACTTTAGGCTTTCCTTTTTTTATATTGGCCCCAATAGTAAGCTGGGAAAACCAGTGCTTTTAATTTCCATGCATTTTTCTCTGCGGGAGGAAGTTCTTCATTTCCATGAATTCTCCTATACATCATTGAAGCCATCATTGCATGAGCAAATATTGCCAAAAAAAGAAAACTATAAATTACCAATGAAGTCATGAAAAGGGGATTTGATGGTAGTTGGACTAAATTGAAGTTTTAATTATTTTTTTTAATTCAATTATCAAGCAAATGCATTAAACTATTTATTATAGCCTGCGAATTGAAAACAGAAATTGTCAATTTCTTTTTATATTGAAATTGACGATAAAGATTAATTTTGTCGCCCATTCCAAATAGAATTTAAATTGGGCTATGATTTTTCAAATATCCAAATAATAACTTGTTTATGAAAATAGGTTTGATCAAAGAGGGGAAATTTCCTGTGGATCGGAGGGTGGCGTTTACTCCGAAACAACTGGCGTATATGCAGGAAAAATATGCCGGGAAAATAACATTTGTTGTGGAGGGCAGTCCTGTGAGGGCTTTTTCCGATGATGAATACCGGGAAAATGGAATTCCGGTTGTTCCAGAATTGGCAGATTGCGATATTTTAATGGGTATAAAAGAAGTACCCATTCCCCAATTAATGGACCACAAAACCTATTTCTTTTTTTCACACACCATTAAAAAACAAGCCTATAACCGGCCGCTATTGCGGGCCATTATGGAAAAGGGTATTACCCTGATTGATTATGAAGTGTTAAGGAATCAAGGGGAAAGGGTAGTGGCCTTTGGCCGTTGGGCAGGAATTGTAGGTGGTTACAATGGCTTATGGACTTATGGAAAAAAGACTGGTCTTTTTGATCTGAGGCGCGCCAAAGATTGCGATGACCTGGAGGATTTATTGCAAGAGGCAAAAAAAATCCAATTGCCTCCAATTAAAATGGTTATTACCGGTGATGGGCGTGTTGGAAATGGGGTTAGGGAAATTTTGTTGGCCACCGGCATCAAAGAAGTAGCGCCCAAAGAATTGCTCAATAACTATTATGATGAGCCAGTTTTCACCCAATTGGGAATGGGGGATTACAATCGCAGAAAAACCGATGGGGGGTTTGACAAGGAAGAGTTTAGTCGTGAGCCCGAATTATATGAAAGCCATTTTTTGAAATTTACCGAAGTGTGTGATATTTTGTTTGCTGCAGCATATTGGGATCCCAAAGCTCCCCGTTTGTTTGAGGCCAGGGACTTTGCAAAAGAAGAATTTAACCTTTCGGTCATTGCAGATATCACCTGTGATATTGAAGGGTCTATTCCCACTACAATCAAGGCGAGTACCATTGCAGATCCAATTTACGATGTGGATAGGGAAAGGATGGAAGAACTGCCACCTTTTGGTTCACAG includes the following:
- a CDS encoding NAD(P)-dependent oxidoreductase, coding for MKIGLIKEGKFPVDRRVAFTPKQLAYMQEKYAGKITFVVEGSPVRAFSDDEYRENGIPVVPELADCDILMGIKEVPIPQLMDHKTYFFFSHTIKKQAYNRPLLRAIMEKGITLIDYEVLRNQGERVVAFGRWAGIVGGYNGLWTYGKKTGLFDLRRAKDCDDLEDLLQEAKKIQLPPIKMVITGDGRVGNGVREILLATGIKEVAPKELLNNYYDEPVFTQLGMGDYNRRKTDGGFDKEEFSREPELYESHFLKFTEVCDILFAAAYWDPKAPRLFEARDFAKEEFNLSVIADITCDIEGSIPTTIKASTIADPIYDVDRERMEELPPFGSQHSLSVMAIDNLPCELPRDASEDFGKQLMDHIIPALLEENSQLIEEATIVKKGQLTEKFAYLEDFVKEFK
- a CDS encoding MarR family winged helix-turn-helix transcriptional regulator yields the protein MKLEEAIKQKDFKNQYNKAVVNLLYTQSYLASYQSKLFKPHDLSPEQYNVLRILRGHHPEPITVSSIQERMLNKMSNASRLVEKLKKKGLVNRKECPSDRRQVDITITKKGLSVLDKLDPVVEDFNHNIIQLSDEEVEKLNFLLDKLRG
- a CDS encoding YceI family protein yields the protein MSTSKWIIDPTHSEINFKVKHLVISTVTGSFKKFEGTAESDSQDFDAAKVAFSADINTIDTNQADRDAHLKSEDFFDAEKFPNLAFSNGTLKKNGGDYVLEGDLTIKDITKPVQLSVDFGGVAEDPYGNTKAGFELEGKINRKDFGLTWSAVTEAGNVVVGDQIKILANIQLVKN